The Anolis carolinensis isolate JA03-04 chromosome 2, rAnoCar3.1.pri, whole genome shotgun sequence genome has a window encoding:
- the omd gene encoding osteomodulin isoform X2 — MLHLKLNMGFLSLLFITPLLFGVTVCQYEFDDFEDDYENEIDHEYPRIFHHNPGIENVFPYFNTPNECAKECFCPPNFPIAMYCDHRKLQKIPSIPSHIQQVYLQYNDIKAVHLESFVNATALKEIDLSHNKINSHMIDTGVFAKLSNLAQLHLQYNLLEEVPYPLPRSLERLILGFNQISSLHRKAIEGLVNLTMIDLCSNYLEDSQFKGIQFSNTNNLMQLNLCSNRLQSMPPELPSSLMYLSLENNSISVIPNNYFQRLPKLLALRMSYNNLQEVPHNAFNIPGLVELNLGHNKLKQVFYIPRSLQHLYIEDNEIEVMNITLMCPSLDPLNFSHLTYIRVDQNKLTAPLSTYAFFCFPHIRSIYYGEQKLSTSQRTQLRTPVFRRYLTPEEYEEAEDGHEDQDHENDIRGREDDDYFDSYLY; from the exons ATGCTGCATCTGAAATTGAATATGGGGTTCTTAAGTCTACTATTCATTACCCCTCTTTTATTTGGAGTCACAGTCTGCCAATATGAATTTGATGACTTTGAAGATGACTATGAAAATGAAATAGATCATGAATATCCACGCATTTTCCACCATAATCCTGGGATAGAAAATGTCTTTCCTTATTTTAATACACCAAATGAATGTGCCAAAGAATGCTTTTGTCCTCCTAATTTCCCAATAGCAATGTACTGTGACCATCGTAAACTTCAGAAAATACCAAGCATACCCTCTCATATCCAACAGGTTTATCTGCAATATAATGACATCAAAGCAGTACATTTGGAATCCTTTGTTAATGCTACTGCCTTGAAAGAAATCGACCTCAGCCATAACAAAATTAATTCTCATATGATTGACACAGGTGTCTTTGCCAAACTCTCAAACTTAGCTCAACTCCACTTGCAATACAATCTGTTAGAAGAAGTCCCATATCCACTACCTAGAAGCTTAGAACGCTTGATCTTGGGCTTCAATCAGATTTCCAGTTTGCACCGCAAAGCTATAGAAGGTTTAGTAAATCTCACCATGATTGACCTCTGCAGCAACTACCTTGAGGATTCGCAATTCAAAGGAATACAGTTTTCAAATACGAACAATTTAATGCAACTCAACCTCTGTAGCAACAGACTACAATCAATGCCTCCAGAACTACCATCTTCGCTAATGTATCTTTCACTTGAAAACAATTCAATTTCTGTCATTCCAAATAACTATTTCCAGAGACTTCCCAAACTTCTCGCTCTCAGAATGTCATACAATAATCTGCAAGAGGTTCCTCACAATGCTTTTAATATTCCTGGTCTTGTGGAACTCAATCTTGGACACAATAAACTGAAGCAAGTCTTCTATATTCCAAGAAGCCTGCAGCACTTGTACATAGAAGATAATGAAATAGAAg TTATGAATATTACGTTAATGTGTCCTTCTCTTGATCCACTGAACTTCAGTCACTTAACCTATATACGAGTGGACCAAAACAAACTCACAGCTCCTCTAAGCACATACGCCTTCTTCTGCTTTCCACACATACGAAGTATATACTACGGTGAACAAAAACTCAGTACCAGTCAACGAACACAACTGAGAACACCAGTGTTTCGAAGATACCTTACACCAGAAGAGTATGAAGAAGCAGAAGATGGCCATGAAGATCAAGATCATGAGAACGATATTAGAGGAAGGGAGGATGATGACTACTTTGATTCTTACTTGTATTAA
- the omd gene encoding osteomodulin isoform X1 — protein sequence MQDPLLTLKKKTDFFSMLHLKLNMGFLSLLFITPLLFGVTVCQYEFDDFEDDYENEIDHEYPRIFHHNPGIENVFPYFNTPNECAKECFCPPNFPIAMYCDHRKLQKIPSIPSHIQQVYLQYNDIKAVHLESFVNATALKEIDLSHNKINSHMIDTGVFAKLSNLAQLHLQYNLLEEVPYPLPRSLERLILGFNQISSLHRKAIEGLVNLTMIDLCSNYLEDSQFKGIQFSNTNNLMQLNLCSNRLQSMPPELPSSLMYLSLENNSISVIPNNYFQRLPKLLALRMSYNNLQEVPHNAFNIPGLVELNLGHNKLKQVFYIPRSLQHLYIEDNEIEVMNITLMCPSLDPLNFSHLTYIRVDQNKLTAPLSTYAFFCFPHIRSIYYGEQKLSTSQRTQLRTPVFRRYLTPEEYEEAEDGHEDQDHENDIRGREDDDYFDSYLY from the exons TATGCTGCATCTGAAATTGAATATGGGGTTCTTAAGTCTACTATTCATTACCCCTCTTTTATTTGGAGTCACAGTCTGCCAATATGAATTTGATGACTTTGAAGATGACTATGAAAATGAAATAGATCATGAATATCCACGCATTTTCCACCATAATCCTGGGATAGAAAATGTCTTTCCTTATTTTAATACACCAAATGAATGTGCCAAAGAATGCTTTTGTCCTCCTAATTTCCCAATAGCAATGTACTGTGACCATCGTAAACTTCAGAAAATACCAAGCATACCCTCTCATATCCAACAGGTTTATCTGCAATATAATGACATCAAAGCAGTACATTTGGAATCCTTTGTTAATGCTACTGCCTTGAAAGAAATCGACCTCAGCCATAACAAAATTAATTCTCATATGATTGACACAGGTGTCTTTGCCAAACTCTCAAACTTAGCTCAACTCCACTTGCAATACAATCTGTTAGAAGAAGTCCCATATCCACTACCTAGAAGCTTAGAACGCTTGATCTTGGGCTTCAATCAGATTTCCAGTTTGCACCGCAAAGCTATAGAAGGTTTAGTAAATCTCACCATGATTGACCTCTGCAGCAACTACCTTGAGGATTCGCAATTCAAAGGAATACAGTTTTCAAATACGAACAATTTAATGCAACTCAACCTCTGTAGCAACAGACTACAATCAATGCCTCCAGAACTACCATCTTCGCTAATGTATCTTTCACTTGAAAACAATTCAATTTCTGTCATTCCAAATAACTATTTCCAGAGACTTCCCAAACTTCTCGCTCTCAGAATGTCATACAATAATCTGCAAGAGGTTCCTCACAATGCTTTTAATATTCCTGGTCTTGTGGAACTCAATCTTGGACACAATAAACTGAAGCAAGTCTTCTATATTCCAAGAAGCCTGCAGCACTTGTACATAGAAGATAATGAAATAGAAg TTATGAATATTACGTTAATGTGTCCTTCTCTTGATCCACTGAACTTCAGTCACTTAACCTATATACGAGTGGACCAAAACAAACTCACAGCTCCTCTAAGCACATACGCCTTCTTCTGCTTTCCACACATACGAAGTATATACTACGGTGAACAAAAACTCAGTACCAGTCAACGAACACAACTGAGAACACCAGTGTTTCGAAGATACCTTACACCAGAAGAGTATGAAGAAGCAGAAGATGGCCATGAAGATCAAGATCATGAGAACGATATTAGAGGAAGGGAGGATGATGACTACTTTGATTCTTACTTGTATTAA